In a single window of the Caulobacter soli genome:
- a CDS encoding ribonuclease H, translated as MTASIDLWTASLCKPDPGYGGWAHVRRNADGTLAGAAGGERRVNGAKMVLVGVIEALTALADVPADAAVTLHFADPALAAELVTSDGAYATAEPEAWAAARKLLAARPVLALSPLSDTTPAAGFLRAWADFGLDTAKTRGTFKAAIPKPNLLKFPG; from the coding sequence ATGACCGCTTCGATCGATCTCTGGACCGCTTCGCTCTGCAAACCCGACCCCGGCTATGGCGGCTGGGCCCATGTGCGCCGCAACGCCGACGGGACCTTGGCCGGAGCCGCCGGGGGCGAACGCCGGGTCAACGGCGCAAAGATGGTGCTGGTCGGGGTGATCGAGGCGCTGACGGCGCTGGCCGACGTGCCGGCCGACGCCGCGGTGACGCTGCACTTCGCCGATCCGGCCCTGGCCGCCGAGCTCGTCACCAGCGACGGCGCCTACGCCACCGCCGAGCCCGAGGCCTGGGCCGCCGCTCGCAAGCTGCTGGCCGCCCGCCCGGTGCTGGCCCTGTCGCCGCTCTCGGACACGACGCCCGCCGCCGGCTTCCTGCGCGCCTGGGCCGACTTTGGCTTGGACACCGCCAAGACCCGGGGCACGTTCAAGGCCGCGATCCCGAAGCCGAACCTGCTGAAGTTCCCGGGTTAG
- a CDS encoding low affinity iron permease family protein: MDKLFAKFANATARITGSPPAFIVCVLLVVLWAASGPIFKFSETWQLVINTGTTIITFLMVFLIQNTQNRDGEAVQTKLDELILTSGAENDFMGIEKLTEKELAAMHDRCTEHARIAQDRLEKVSAIREARKSAKVSPKRKPKRAPPPPARNAPARRVRTT; the protein is encoded by the coding sequence ATGGACAAGCTGTTCGCCAAATTCGCCAACGCCACCGCGCGGATCACCGGCAGCCCGCCGGCCTTCATCGTCTGCGTGCTGCTGGTCGTGCTCTGGGCCGCCAGCGGGCCGATCTTCAAGTTCTCCGAGACCTGGCAACTGGTGATCAACACCGGCACCACGATCATCACCTTCCTGATGGTGTTCCTGATCCAGAACACCCAGAACCGCGACGGCGAGGCGGTTCAGACTAAGCTGGACGAGCTGATCCTGACCTCGGGCGCCGAGAACGACTTCATGGGCATCGAGAAGCTGACCGAGAAGGAGCTGGCGGCGATGCACGACCGCTGCACCGAGCACGCCCGGATCGCCCAGGACCGGCTGGAAAAGGTCAGCGCTATTCGCGAGGCCCGCAAGAGCGCCAAGGTCTCGCCGAAGCGCAAGCCCAAGCGTGCGCCGCCCCCGCCCGCTCGGAACGCCCCGGCGCGGCGGGTGAGAACGACTTAG
- a CDS encoding DUF2336 domain-containing protein: MQSRLHDLIALADEPSSSRRRELLRGVTDLFFAGESHNDVEMSLFDDVMGQLAGEMEEAVKIELAERLGATAAPPPSLTRALASDSIAIARPILEGAPQLSEADLLHVARTQGQDHLRAISQRSVVPSLVSDAIVERGDDTTLGVLLRNEGAVLSREAHEAAVDRAAANPALHEAVIDRTAMPMDLLNEMYFVAEARLRDRIMERNADVDPAILEAALKAGRNRVAAGDGALPADYQAAVQAIVALKMKGAITPQALVAMLRANKTSQFLVALAELADIDFHTARKIIERRELDALSVVCKAADFDRALFLTFALLILDPNDNAMGKAKAYGELYAALPRDAALRTIRFWRLRRTTGDVAAA, translated from the coding sequence ATCCAATCGCGCCTCCATGACCTCATCGCCCTGGCCGACGAGCCCTCCAGCTCGCGCCGTCGCGAACTGCTGCGCGGCGTCACCGACCTGTTCTTCGCCGGCGAAAGCCACAACGACGTCGAGATGAGCCTGTTCGACGACGTGATGGGCCAGCTGGCCGGCGAGATGGAAGAAGCGGTCAAGATCGAGCTGGCCGAGCGCCTGGGCGCGACCGCCGCGCCGCCGCCGTCCCTGACCCGCGCCCTGGCCAGCGACAGCATCGCCATCGCCCGCCCCATACTGGAAGGCGCGCCCCAGCTCAGCGAAGCCGACCTGCTGCACGTGGCCCGCACCCAGGGCCAGGACCATCTGCGCGCCATTTCGCAACGCTCCGTCGTGCCCAGTCTGGTCTCCGACGCCATCGTCGAACGTGGCGACGACACCACCCTGGGCGTGCTGTTGCGCAACGAGGGCGCGGTCCTGTCGCGCGAGGCCCATGAGGCGGCGGTCGACCGCGCGGCCGCCAATCCCGCCCTGCACGAGGCGGTGATCGATCGCACGGCCATGCCCATGGACCTGCTCAACGAGATGTACTTCGTGGCCGAGGCGCGCCTGCGCGACCGGATCATGGAGCGCAACGCCGATGTCGATCCGGCCATCCTGGAAGCCGCGCTCAAGGCCGGTCGCAACCGCGTCGCCGCCGGCGACGGCGCCCTGCCGGCCGACTATCAGGCGGCGGTGCAGGCCATCGTGGCCCTGAAGATGAAAGGCGCGATCACGCCCCAGGCTCTGGTCGCCATGCTGCGCGCCAACAAGACCAGCCAGTTCCTGGTCGCCCTGGCCGAGCTGGCCGACATCGACTTCCACACCGCCCGCAAGATCATCGAGCGTCGCGAGCTGGACGCCCTGTCGGTGGTCTGCAAGGCCGCCGACTTCGACCGCGCCCTGTTCCTGACCTTCGCCCTGCTGATCCTGGATCCGAACGACAACGCCATGGGCAAGGCCAAGGCCTATGGCGAGCTCTACGCCGCCCTGCCCCGCGACGCGGCCCTGCGCACCATCCGCTTCTGGCGCCTGCGCCGCACGACGGGCGACGTCGCGGCGGCTTAG
- the dgcA gene encoding N-acetyl-D-Glu racemase DgcA produces MQRTVSIAHVSHRLKAPFRISRGVKTAAEVVVVEVVEGDLIGRGESVPYARYDETVDSVIAQLQPAAQALRDGVRPHDALALLTAGAARNALDCALWDLRAKREGLSVEALTALRVPDSLVTAVTVSLDSVEAMGAAALAVASAPLIKVKLSADDPAARLLAVARAAPDARLIVDPNEGWDFAILDGLKPVLSDLNIALVEQPLPAGQDQALEGYDPPYVICADESVHVAEDLAALRGRYRAVNLKLDKAGGLTEALLMLEEARNHGFELMVGCMVASSLAIAPALHLASSCAFADFDGPWWLAQDHPGGCRVADGRMTRPAEGFWGDGVTATGLWL; encoded by the coding sequence ATGCAGCGCACCGTCTCGATCGCCCATGTCAGCCACCGCCTGAAGGCCCCGTTCCGTATCTCGCGCGGGGTCAAGACCGCCGCCGAGGTGGTGGTGGTCGAGGTTGTCGAGGGCGACCTGATCGGACGCGGCGAGAGCGTGCCCTATGCGCGCTATGACGAGACGGTCGACAGCGTCATCGCCCAGCTTCAGCCGGCGGCCCAGGCCCTGCGCGACGGGGTGCGGCCACACGACGCCCTGGCGCTGCTGACGGCCGGCGCGGCCCGCAACGCGCTGGACTGCGCCCTCTGGGACCTGCGGGCCAAGCGCGAGGGGCTGAGCGTCGAGGCCCTGACCGCCCTGCGCGTGCCCGACAGCCTGGTCACCGCCGTCACCGTCAGCCTGGACAGCGTCGAGGCCATGGGCGCGGCCGCCCTGGCGGTGGCGTCGGCCCCCCTGATCAAGGTCAAGCTGTCGGCCGACGATCCCGCCGCCCGCCTGCTGGCCGTGGCCAGGGCCGCGCCGGACGCTCGGCTGATCGTCGATCCCAACGAGGGCTGGGATTTCGCCATCCTCGACGGCCTCAAGCCGGTGCTGTCGGACCTCAACATCGCCCTGGTCGAGCAGCCCTTGCCGGCCGGACAGGACCAGGCGCTGGAGGGCTATGATCCGCCTTATGTGATCTGCGCCGACGAGTCGGTGCACGTGGCCGAAGACCTGGCCGCCCTGCGCGGCCGCTATCGCGCCGTGAACCTCAAGCTCGACAAGGCCGGTGGTCTGACCGAGGCCCTGCTGATGCTGGAGGAGGCCCGCAACCACGGCTTTGAGCTGATGGTCGGCTGCATGGTGGCCTCGTCCCTGGCCATCGCTCCGGCCCTGCACCTGGCCAGTTCCTGCGCCTTCGCCGACTTCGACGGCCCCTGGTGGCTGGCCCAGGACCATCCAGGCGGCTGCCGCGTGGCCGACGGACGAATGACCAGGCCCGCCGAAGGGTTCTGGGGCGATGGCGTGACGGCGACGGGGCTGTGGCTCTAG
- a CDS encoding ABC transporter permease: MRVIAPLVLIIALLAVWEAACRLLGVPVYLLPAPSAIGVALAEGWPLLLASAWNTLSTALVGLALASLLACGLALLVSLNATIEDAVRPVAVTLQVTPLVAIGPLMTIWAGIEHPQRAVVALAAVAAFFPIFSGALTGLKAVDPDLSRLFDLYGARRVQRLWRLRLPSAVPALLEGHKVAAGLAVVGAVVAEFVAGSGGNQGLAWRILEASNRLQTARVFAALAVLAVLGVALHGLLSLAERRLLTWWRGR; encoded by the coding sequence ATGCGCGTCATCGCCCCGCTTGTGCTGATCATTGCACTCCTCGCCGTCTGGGAAGCCGCCTGCCGGCTGTTGGGCGTGCCGGTCTATCTCCTGCCCGCGCCGTCGGCGATCGGCGTGGCCCTGGCCGAGGGCTGGCCGCTGCTGCTGGCCAGCGCCTGGAACACCCTGTCGACCGCCTTGGTGGGTCTGGCCCTGGCCAGCCTCCTGGCCTGCGGCCTGGCCCTGCTGGTCAGCCTGAACGCCACGATCGAGGACGCCGTGCGCCCAGTCGCCGTCACCCTGCAGGTCACGCCGCTGGTCGCCATCGGTCCGCTGATGACCATCTGGGCCGGCATCGAACACCCACAGCGCGCCGTCGTGGCCCTGGCGGCGGTGGCGGCCTTCTTTCCGATCTTCTCAGGGGCGCTGACCGGCTTGAAGGCCGTCGATCCGGACCTGTCGCGGCTGTTCGACCTCTACGGCGCGCGCCGCGTCCAGCGCCTGTGGCGGCTGCGCCTGCCCTCGGCCGTCCCCGCCCTGCTGGAGGGCCACAAGGTGGCCGCCGGCCTGGCCGTGGTCGGGGCCGTGGTCGCCGAGTTCGTGGCCGGATCGGGCGGCAACCAGGGCTTGGCCTGGCGGATCCTGGAGGCCTCCAACCGCCTGCAGACCGCCCGGGTGTTCGCCGCCTTGGCCGTCCTGGCCGTGCTCGGCGTGGCCCTGCATGGCCTGCTCAGCCTGGCCGAGCGTCGCCTGCTGACCTGGTGGCGCGGCCGCTGA
- a CDS encoding methylglyoxal synthase, translating to MSVDTPLTIGLVAHDDKKAALVDWSVAHQAFLARHRLYATGTTGGRILEALPDLDLTRLKSGPLGGDQQLGALLAEGLLDMLVFFVDPLSPQPHDVDVKALIRMATLADIPFACNPATADLIVAGR from the coding sequence ATGTCCGTCGACACCCCGCTGACCATCGGCCTAGTCGCCCACGACGACAAGAAGGCGGCCCTGGTCGACTGGTCGGTCGCGCACCAGGCCTTCTTGGCCCGGCACAGGCTCTATGCGACGGGCACCACGGGCGGACGGATCCTGGAAGCCTTGCCGGACCTCGACCTGACGCGCCTGAAGAGCGGCCCCTTGGGCGGCGACCAGCAATTGGGCGCCCTGCTGGCCGAGGGCCTGCTGGACATGCTGGTGTTCTTCGTCGACCCGCTGTCGCCCCAGCCGCACGACGTCGACGTCAAGGCGCTGATCCGCATGGCGACCCTGGCCGACATCCCCTTCGCCTGTAACCCGGCGACGGCCGACCTGATCGTGGCGGGGCGCTAG
- the didA gene encoding DNA damage-induced SOS-independent cell division inhibitor A: MTDIAMPSLFQPQSRSTRFTRPGRPHGVVGALNYAGVLLVWSALFVWDPRLAMQVLRERRADSPIRRRD, translated from the coding sequence ATGACCGACATCGCCATGCCCAGCCTGTTTCAGCCCCAGTCGCGCTCGACCCGCTTCACGCGTCCGGGCCGTCCTCATGGCGTGGTCGGCGCGCTGAACTACGCCGGCGTGCTGCTGGTCTGGAGCGCGCTGTTCGTGTGGGATCCCCGGCTGGCCATGCAGGTGCTGCGCGAGCGCCGCGCCGACTCTCCGATCCGCCGCCGCGACTAG
- a CDS encoding ABC transporter substrate-binding protein produces MKILRLAALAFCAALAACSPAKKEAAEPAGRTALKLATDWKGEAELGGYYQALATGEYAKRGLDVTLIQGGPGVNVPQLLATGAVDVGVGSNSFIVLNLAKEKVPVKAVAAFMDKDPQVLIAHDGQGINSIADMKGHPILLSDASITAFWVWLKAKHGFTDAQVRKYNYSAAPFLADKSVIQQGYATSEPYLIEKEGKITPKVFLLADDGYPAYASFALVPDALIAKNPAAVKAFVEATAAGWTSYLYGDPKPGDAAILKDNPEMTQDVLDQAREKMRSYGIVSRQGVGKMDDARWAEFFKVASEQGVYPKEMDYKSAYSLDFLPKSQ; encoded by the coding sequence ATGAAGATCCTGCGCCTGGCCGCCCTCGCCTTCTGCGCCGCCCTGGCCGCCTGCTCCCCGGCCAAGAAGGAGGCCGCCGAGCCGGCCGGCCGCACCGCGCTGAAGCTGGCCACCGACTGGAAGGGCGAGGCCGAGTTGGGCGGCTACTACCAGGCCCTGGCCACCGGCGAATACGCCAAGCGCGGGCTGGACGTGACCCTGATCCAGGGCGGCCCCGGCGTGAACGTGCCCCAGCTCTTGGCCACCGGCGCGGTCGACGTGGGCGTCGGCTCCAACAGCTTCATCGTGCTGAATCTGGCCAAGGAGAAGGTCCCGGTCAAAGCCGTGGCCGCCTTCATGGACAAGGATCCCCAGGTGCTGATCGCCCACGACGGCCAGGGGATCAATTCGATCGCCGACATGAAGGGTCACCCGATCCTGCTGTCGGACGCCTCGATCACCGCCTTCTGGGTATGGCTCAAGGCCAAGCACGGTTTCACCGACGCCCAGGTGCGCAAGTACAACTACTCTGCCGCGCCCTTCCTGGCCGACAAGAGCGTGATCCAGCAGGGCTACGCCACGTCGGAGCCCTACCTGATCGAGAAGGAGGGCAAGATCACCCCGAAGGTCTTCCTGCTGGCCGACGACGGCTATCCCGCCTACGCCTCGTTCGCCCTGGTTCCCGACGCCCTGATCGCCAAGAACCCGGCGGCGGTGAAGGCCTTCGTCGAGGCCACGGCGGCGGGCTGGACCTCGTACCTGTACGGCGATCCCAAGCCCGGCGACGCGGCCATCCTCAAGGACAATCCGGAAATGACCCAGGACGTCCTCGACCAGGCCCGCGAGAAGATGCGCAGCTACGGCATCGTCTCGCGCCAGGGCGTGGGCAAGATGGACGACGCCCGCTGGGCCGAGTTCTTCAAGGTGGCGTCCGAGCAGGGCGTGTATCCCAAGGAGATGGACTACAAGTCGGCCTACAGCCTGGATTTCCTGCCGAAGAGCCAGTAG
- a CDS encoding cation:proton antiporter codes for MFDPYLLFLLGLGVVVLLVAWLPMALSRLPLSLAILCVLIGVAVFHGGVLPFRSDPLRFSTLTERLTEIVVIVSLMGAGLKIDRKIGWRRWSSSWRLIAITMPLSIVAVTLMGVHGLGLGLASALLLGGALAPTDPVLAADVQVGPPRSGEDGEARFALTSEAGLNDGFAFPFVHLAVAIALAGGVVGQPLLTHWLAVDVLWRVAAGAGVGWAVGKVLGWATFKAPHARISGTGDGLVALGATLVAYGVAEAAHGYGFLAVFVAALALRATERDHQFHEAMHDFAEQVERLLMMLVLVLLGGAVAGGLLDSLTWKEIAFGLALVFVVRPLAGWIGLIGAPHSMRERAVVAFFGIRGLGSFYYLAYGLNHGDFHRWDRLWAITGFVVLCSILVHGVTATPLMTRIDAWRRREVLHQDEAQLRRD; via the coding sequence ATGTTCGATCCGTATCTGCTGTTCCTGCTCGGCCTGGGCGTCGTCGTTCTGCTGGTCGCCTGGCTGCCGATGGCGCTGAGCCGCCTGCCGCTCTCCCTGGCCATTCTGTGCGTGCTGATCGGGGTTGCGGTGTTCCACGGCGGCGTCCTGCCGTTCCGGTCCGATCCGCTACGGTTCTCGACCCTGACCGAGCGGCTGACCGAGATCGTGGTGATCGTCTCGCTGATGGGCGCGGGGCTGAAGATCGACCGGAAGATCGGCTGGCGACGCTGGAGCTCGTCCTGGCGACTGATCGCCATCACCATGCCGCTGAGCATCGTGGCGGTGACCCTGATGGGCGTCCACGGCCTGGGTCTGGGCCTGGCCTCGGCCCTGTTGCTGGGCGGGGCCCTGGCGCCCACCGACCCGGTGCTGGCCGCCGACGTCCAGGTCGGGCCGCCGCGGTCGGGCGAGGACGGCGAGGCCCGCTTCGCCCTGACCTCGGAGGCCGGCCTCAACGACGGCTTCGCCTTTCCCTTCGTGCACCTGGCCGTGGCCATCGCCTTGGCCGGCGGCGTGGTCGGCCAGCCCCTGCTGACCCACTGGCTGGCCGTCGACGTGCTGTGGCGCGTGGCGGCCGGGGCCGGCGTCGGCTGGGCGGTCGGCAAGGTGCTGGGCTGGGCCACCTTCAAGGCGCCCCATGCGCGGATCTCCGGCACCGGCGACGGCCTGGTGGCCCTGGGCGCGACCCTTGTGGCCTATGGCGTCGCCGAGGCCGCGCACGGCTACGGCTTCCTGGCGGTGTTCGTCGCGGCCCTGGCCCTGCGGGCGACCGAGCGCGACCACCAGTTCCACGAGGCCATGCACGACTTCGCCGAACAGGTGGAACGCCTGCTGATGATGCTGGTCCTGGTGCTGCTGGGCGGCGCGGTGGCCGGCGGGCTGCTGGACTCCCTGACCTGGAAGGAGATCGCGTTCGGCCTGGCCCTGGTGTTCGTCGTACGGCCCCTGGCCGGCTGGATCGGCCTGATCGGCGCGCCGCATTCGATGCGCGAGCGGGCGGTCGTCGCCTTCTTCGGCATCCGGGGGCTGGGCTCGTTCTACTACCTCGCTTACGGGCTGAACCACGGCGACTTTCACCGCTGGGACCGGCTGTGGGCGATCACGGGCTTCGTCGTGCTGTGCTCGATCCTGGTCCATGGCGTCACCGCCACGCCGCTGATGACCCGGATCGACGCCTGGCGACGGCGGGAAGTGTTGCACCAGGACGAAGCACAACTGAGACGGGATTGA
- a CDS encoding hybrid sensor histidine kinase/response regulator, whose amino-acid sequence MLANVAHQEQRRQDRILIVLAVALVASQAFSDFLTRNTLGIATLWPTNALLAGGLLVLNPRRRLTLLIIAVASHLGIDLLVGDGLVRALLYTLIDVGEALLVWWVTRRFFGGPPRVRTMRQLALLTTLTAPVTLLTSIVAATGLALLRGLPFVTVLTDWFLCDVLGMSIVLPAVLVLVDGEHRRSFQRKLPERLALFALTAVLAALVFNPYGVLAPFLLFPTALLVAFRLGPRGAAQASLIVACVAIPQTVNGLWVNQVRIILSQAHQNQLVQAFVGVLFVTSLAAGLALAQQERLRRLLIRREQLTRAARARALAANEAKTEFLATMSHEIRTPLNSMLGFSQLLVERQDLPPDVRRQLGLIDSAGTALLTVVNDILDFSRVEAGQVELLFQPTSAAAVLHDAVGIIRPEAENKGLTLTVDIVDPVGGLHDLDGLRLRQVLLNLLQNAVKFTEAGRIRACLTVEPGELEDRLKFEIVDTGVGIPIEQQGRLFQRFSQIDSSASRPYGGAGLGLAISKALVELMGGKIGADSALGHGSAFWLDLHAPQVEAYDAGAPQPATSPGAARILLVDDHPMNREIGAALLSLVGCQVETADNGQQAVAKAARGGFDIILMDIHMPEMDGLAATRAIKALGGEAGATPIIAMSADALPQQVERCYAAGMVDHVAKPVQREVLYAKISRWLARK is encoded by the coding sequence ATGCTGGCTAACGTCGCCCATCAGGAACAGCGGCGGCAGGATCGCATCCTGATCGTCCTGGCGGTGGCGTTGGTGGCCAGCCAGGCGTTCAGCGATTTCCTGACCCGCAATACGCTCGGCATCGCGACCCTTTGGCCGACGAACGCCCTGCTGGCCGGCGGCCTGCTGGTGCTGAACCCTCGGCGCCGCCTCACCCTGTTGATCATCGCCGTGGCCAGCCACCTGGGCATCGACCTGCTGGTCGGCGACGGGCTGGTTCGCGCGCTGCTCTACACCCTGATCGACGTCGGCGAGGCCCTGCTGGTCTGGTGGGTGACCCGGCGCTTCTTCGGCGGACCGCCCCGCGTGCGGACCATGCGCCAGCTGGCCCTGCTGACCACCCTGACCGCGCCGGTCACCCTGCTCACCTCGATCGTCGCCGCCACGGGCCTGGCCCTGCTGCGCGGCCTGCCGTTCGTGACGGTGCTGACCGACTGGTTCCTGTGCGACGTGCTGGGCATGTCGATCGTGCTGCCGGCCGTGTTGGTGCTGGTGGACGGCGAGCACCGCCGAAGCTTCCAGCGCAAGCTCCCCGAACGGCTGGCGCTGTTCGCCCTGACCGCTGTTCTGGCGGCGCTGGTCTTCAATCCGTACGGCGTGCTTGCGCCCTTCCTGCTGTTCCCCACCGCCCTGTTGGTGGCCTTTCGCCTGGGCCCGCGCGGCGCGGCCCAGGCCTCGCTGATCGTCGCCTGCGTGGCCATCCCCCAGACCGTCAACGGCCTGTGGGTCAACCAGGTCCGCATCATCCTCTCGCAAGCCCACCAGAACCAACTGGTCCAGGCCTTTGTCGGCGTGCTGTTCGTCACCAGCCTGGCCGCCGGCCTGGCCCTGGCACAGCAGGAACGCCTGCGCCGGCTACTGATCCGCCGCGAACAGCTGACCCGCGCCGCCCGCGCCCGGGCCCTGGCCGCCAACGAGGCCAAGACCGAGTTCCTGGCCACCATGAGCCACGAGATCCGCACGCCGTTGAACAGCATGCTGGGCTTCTCGCAATTGCTGGTCGAACGCCAAGACCTGCCGCCCGACGTCCGTCGCCAGCTGGGCCTGATCGACAGCGCCGGCACGGCCCTGCTGACCGTCGTCAACGACATCCTCGACTTCTCGCGGGTCGAGGCGGGCCAAGTGGAGCTGCTGTTCCAGCCGACCTCGGCGGCGGCGGTGCTGCACGACGCCGTCGGCATCATCCGGCCCGAGGCCGAGAACAAGGGGCTGACGCTGACGGTCGACATCGTCGACCCGGTCGGCGGCCTGCACGACCTGGACGGCCTGCGCCTGCGTCAGGTGCTGCTGAACCTGCTGCAGAACGCCGTGAAGTTCACCGAGGCGGGGCGGATCCGCGCCTGTCTGACGGTCGAACCCGGCGAGCTGGAGGACCGGCTGAAATTCGAAATCGTAGACACCGGTGTCGGCATTCCCATCGAGCAGCAGGGGCGGCTCTTCCAGCGCTTCAGCCAGATCGACAGCTCGGCCAGCCGTCCCTATGGCGGGGCGGGCCTGGGTCTGGCGATCAGCAAGGCGCTGGTCGAGCTGATGGGCGGCAAGATCGGGGCCGACAGCGCCCTGGGCCACGGCTCGGCCTTCTGGCTGGACCTGCACGCGCCTCAGGTCGAGGCCTATGACGCCGGCGCGCCCCAGCCGGCCACCTCGCCCGGCGCGGCCCGCATCCTGCTGGTCGACGACCACCCGATGAATCGCGAGATCGGCGCGGCCCTCCTGAGCCTGGTCGGCTGCCAGGTCGAGACCGCCGACAACGGCCAGCAGGCCGTGGCCAAGGCGGCGCGCGGCGGCTTCGACATCATCCTGATGGACATCCACATGCCCGAGATGGACGGCCTGGCCGCCACCCGGGCCATCAAGGCGCTGGGCGGCGAGGCGGGCGCGACGCCGATCATCGCCATGAGCGCCGACGCCCTGCCCCAGCAGGTCGAGCGCTGCTACGCCGCCGGCATGGTCGACCACGTGGCCAAGCCGGTGCAGCGCGAGGTGCTGTACGCCAAGATCAGCCGCTGGCTGGCGCGGAAGTAA
- a CDS encoding polyhydroxyalkanoic acid system family protein, whose protein sequence is MSKPVTITIPHALGAAEARRRIEEGFGQLLSQTGGMVKDVQKTWTGDALTFSAQAMGQPISGVLTVFADSVRMDIVLPGLLGMIAGKITGQVKKQGQLLLK, encoded by the coding sequence ATGAGCAAGCCGGTCACCATCACCATTCCCCACGCGCTGGGCGCCGCGGAGGCGCGCCGCCGCATCGAGGAAGGGTTCGGCCAACTTCTCAGCCAAACCGGCGGCATGGTGAAGGATGTCCAGAAGACCTGGACCGGCGACGCCCTGACCTTCTCGGCCCAGGCCATGGGTCAGCCGATCTCCGGCGTGCTGACCGTGTTCGCGGACTCGGTACGGATGGATATCGTCCTGCCCGGCCTGCTGGGCATGATCGCCGGCAAGATCACCGGTCAGGTCAAGAAGCAGGGGCAGTTGCTGCTGAAATGA
- a CDS encoding ABC transporter ATP-binding protein has product MTATIASLSAVEVDYPGRGRALGPVDLALNPGEIVALVGPSGCGKSTALRLLAGLEAPTRGTVTRAAGKGETSVVFQAPTLAPWMSAAANVALPLELAGTPKGEARAQAVEALAKVGLKGAENARPAQLSGGMAMRAALARALVTRPRLLLLDEPFAALDEITRRALADDVLALAADLAPAVVFVTHNVEEAVYMAGRVVVMSAGPGRIAGEVAVDGPVVRPPGFRTTAAFRETAESVSRLLAGKVTA; this is encoded by the coding sequence GTGACCGCCACAATCGCCAGCCTCTCCGCCGTCGAGGTCGACTATCCCGGTCGCGGCCGCGCGCTGGGCCCCGTCGACCTGGCCCTGAATCCCGGCGAGATCGTCGCCCTGGTCGGGCCGTCGGGCTGCGGCAAGTCCACGGCCCTGCGGCTGCTGGCGGGCCTGGAGGCGCCGACGCGCGGGACCGTCACGCGGGCCGCCGGCAAGGGCGAGACCTCGGTCGTCTTCCAGGCGCCCACCCTGGCCCCGTGGATGAGCGCGGCGGCCAATGTCGCCCTGCCGCTGGAACTGGCCGGAACGCCCAAGGGCGAGGCCCGCGCCCAGGCGGTCGAGGCGCTGGCCAAGGTCGGCTTGAAGGGCGCGGAGAACGCCCGCCCCGCCCAGCTGTCGGGCGGCATGGCCATGCGCGCCGCTCTGGCCCGCGCCCTGGTCACCCGTCCCCGCCTGCTGCTGCTGGACGAGCCGTTCGCGGCCCTGGACGAGATCACCCGCCGCGCCCTGGCCGACGACGTCCTGGCCCTGGCGGCCGACCTGGCCCCGGCCGTGGTCTTCGTCACCCACAATGTCGAGGAGGCCGTCTACATGGCGGGTCGGGTGGTGGTGATGAGCGCCGGCCCGGGCCGGATCGCCGGCGAGGTGGCGGTCGACGGCCCTGTGGTGCGACCGCCAGGCTTCCGCACGACGGCGGCGTTCCGCGAGACGGCCGAGTCGGTGTCGCGGCTGCTGGCCGGAAAGGTCACGGCATGA